One window of Aspergillus oryzae RIB40 DNA, chromosome 3 genomic DNA carries:
- a CDS encoding uncharacterized protein (synaptic vesicle transporter SVOP and related transporters (major facilitator superfamily)), which yields MQSIRQYRRLRQDLAEARRGKLPSESLAKTSTSSDNEAAKDPTEKPAAIDPALVRGVTVSRPQEGDGSTVYVVGWRDNDPSNPQVWSLPRKWMAMINCCCLGIALTIPTSVEGPAQEAFQDHFGVSPMAGSMSTGIFLIGVGVGSLFSGPLSETFGRNIVYFVSMVVVMLFIMAKALAPSYGVALAFRFFGALFAATPMTVAGGTIGDIWTPMQIPFGLPLVTICAYTGPILGHVIGAYTPEIGFESADWISMIIIGAVLVFVLIAQPETCSPLLLEWRARHLRELTGDDRYQAEHTSASSLDFRLLANVYRPFFMVWTEPIILVFSFCLVLIYFVLFTFLNGYPYIFTRPYGISASSTFIIWVAMMPEVAVAIIMVPYIYSLTKKAAASVMTAGKPLQPEVSLYWAMAGASILMPVSLFWMAWTCYSDISIWSPIIASTIFGYALVCIFTTIYMYIIFVYLQHLASALGFMTFARYVISGALSPASIKMYENIGAHWSLTIVGIIATVMAPVPYVLYNYGHKVRAMNKNIQNRA from the exons ATGCAGTCCATCCGCCAGTACCGTCGCCTGCGGCAGGACCTAGCTGAAGCTCGGCGAGGAAAGCTACCTTCTGAGTCGCTCGCGAAGACTTCCACCAGTAGCGATAACGAGGCCGCAAAGGATCCGACAGAGAAGCCAGCAGCAATAGACCCAGCCCTCGTCCGTGGTGTGACCGTCTCGCGCCCACAGGAGGGCGATGGGAGCACCGTCTACGTGGTGGGCTGGAGGGACAACGACCCCAGTAATCCCCAGGTCTGGAGCTTGCCCAGGAAATGGATGGCTATGATAAACTGTTGCTGTCTGGGCATCGCGTTGACAATTCCCACATCTGTCGAAGGTCCTGCGCAAGAGGCCTTCCAGGACCACTTTGGTGTCAGTCCGATGGCAGGATCGATGAGCACAG GCATCTTCCTGATCGGTGTTGGCGTGGGCTCACTATTCTCCGGCCCTTTGTCTGAAACCTTCGGCCGCAATATCGTCTACTTTGTCTCGATGGTTGTGGTCATGCTGTTCATTATGGCCAAAGCTCTGGCTCCCAGCTATGGCGTCGCTCTCGCTTTCCGATTCTTCGGCGCCCTTTTCGCCGCGACCCCAATGACCGTGGCTGGCGGGACCATAGGCGACATCTGGACGCCCATGCAGATACCCTTCGGCCTGCCCTTGGTCACCATCTGTGCATACACCGGCCCAATCCTGGGTCATGTGATCGGCGCATACACACCTGAGATCGGCTTCGAGTCGGCCGActggatatccatgatcatcatcggcgCCGTCCTGGTATTCGTCCTGATTGCCCAACCGGAAACATGTAgtccgctgctgctggaatgGCGCGCGAGACACCTGCGCGAGCTAACCGGCGACGACCGCTACCAGGCCGAGCACACATCGGCCAGCTCGCTAGACTTCCGGCTGCTGGCTAACGTGTATAGACCGTTTTTCATGGTCTGGACCGAGCCTATAATCCTGGTCTTTAGCTTTtgcctcgtcctcatctACTTTGTGCTATTCACTTTCTTGAACGGTTACCCTTATATCTTCACTAGGCCGTATGGCATATCGGCCAGCTcaaccttcatcatctgggTTGCAATGATGCCTGAAGTTGCCGTGGCGATCATTATGGTCCCTTACATCTACAGCCTCACCAAGAAGGCCGCCGCGAGCGTAATGACCGCAGGCAAACCCCTGCAGCCCGAGGTATCCCTCTACTGGGCCATGGCGGGAGCTTCTATTTTAATGCCAGTGTCGCTATTCTGGATGGCCTGGACGTGCTAC AGCGACATCAGCATCTGGTCCCCAATCATAGCCTCCACGATATTCGGTTACGCCCTCGTCTGTATCTTCACAACAATCTACATGTACATCATCTTCGTATACCTGCAGCACTTAGCGTCCGCGCTCGGATTCATGACCTTTGCTCGCTACGTCATCTCCGGTGCGCTCAGTCCGGCTTCTATCAAGATGTACGAGAACATAGGCGCTCATTGGTCGTTGACCATTGTGGGCATTATTGCTACGGTGATGGCACCCGTGCCCTATGTGCTTTACAACTATGGCCATAAGGTCCGTGcaatgaacaagaatatTCAGAATAGGGCTTAG
- a CDS encoding DUF3237 domain-containing protein (predicted protein) — protein MEPLSPPPALTHLFTLRCAVDPPMEIGNGPYGRRRCVPIKSGTVRGKYLNGEVVPGGADFMLVEENQTTHVNTNYLLKSDDGAYIYIRTEGTRSGPPEVLKALMEGDDGVDPNQYWFHLHIKLETGHEKYKWMNNRVIVGRATRAKGEVAYDAYFLENIV, from the exons ATGGAGCCCCTCTCGCCGCCCCCAGCCCTAACACATCTTTTCACTCTCCGGTGTGCCGTCGACCCTCCAATGGAGATCGGGAATGGACCTTACGGTAGACGTCGCTGTGTGCCCATTAAATCCGGTACTGTGAGAGGAAAGTACTTGAATGGAGAGGTAGTTCCTGGTGGAGCGGATTTCAT gttggttgaggagaaTCAAACGACACATGTAAATACGAACTATCTTCTTAAGAGTGATGATGGAGCTTATATCTATATTCG GACAGAGGGAACTCGTTCCGGGCCTCCTGAGGTCTTGAAAGCCCTGATGGAAGGAGACGACGGAGTGGACCCCAACCAATACTGGTTTCATTTGCATATCAAGCTTGAAACCGGCCATGAAAAATACAAATGGATGAACAACCGGGTCATTGTCGGGCGAGCGACCAGAGCCAAAGGCGAGGTTGCCTATGATGCGTATTTCTTGGAGAATATTGTTTGA
- a CDS encoding uncharacterized protein (predicted protein): MRMILALSASDMHRNGLIVRTPGRPTAEDHGRYHYGLAVKEFRQSLVSPRQVSPAELEAIFATMFLMVTYEWQYGHCVRHLELHLQGVKSLLESHPELFQIKDVNNVLLSMESEESNEPESRVSFIPEQLLLWILLRYIDASCQPMGLSESLYDYVLQSGNPALHPDRLYRCARVWGRCFWGKQYPDQEVSDDMENYRALELLHAGMSLRHRTWKLLFDNIPDSGYQAESFFNEIMAVRDPNSPARPQCDAR; encoded by the exons ATGCGGATGATTCTCGCCTTATCCGCGAGTGATATGCACCGCAACGGTCTTATAGTGCGAACGCCCGGCCGGCCCACGGCGGAGGATCACGGTCGCTATCACTACGGGTTGGCCGTCAAGGAATTCCGCCAGTCCTTGGTGTCCCCGCGACAGGTCTCGCCCGCCGAGCTGGAGGCGATCTTCGCGACCATGTTTCTGATGGTGACATACGAATGGCAATACGGTCATTGCGTGCGACATCTAGAACTACATTTACAAGGGGTGAAGTCGTTGCTGGAATCTCACCCGGAGTTGTTCCAGATCAAGGACGTGAATAATGTGCTGCTGTCGATGGAGTCCGAGGAATCGAACGAGCCGGAGTCTCGGGTGTCATTCATTCCCGAGCAACTATTACTATGGATTCT CCTCAGGTATATCGATGCGAGCTGTCAGCCCATGGGGTTGTCCGAATCGCTTTACGACTACGTGCTCCAGTCCGGGAACCCAGCCCTACATCCGGACCGACTATATCGTTGCGCCCGTGTATGGGGACGATGCTTCTGGGGTAAACAGTACCCGGACCAGGAAGTATCGGATGACATGGAGAATTACCGGGCTTTGGAACTATTACATGCGGGCATGTCGCTACGCCATCGAACATGGAAGTTGCTATTCGACAACATTCCCGATTCCGGCTACCAGGCAGAGTCATTCTTTAACGAAATAATGGCCGTCAGAGAT CCAAATTCGCCGGCCCGGCCTCAATGCGACGCACGTTAA
- a CDS encoding uncharacterized protein (predicted protein) → MLYRPNTLWTWILLVSTFIEVVVLIALEAYILTLTLLGTKPADLWNRVIYTSIRNNVTPVAWDISAYRCIPTFFVLVTLWVVYQLLLVYDTSAHWGTIQLIGLGIYSAALS, encoded by the exons ATGCTATACAGACCAAACACCCTGTGGACCTGGATCCTTCTAGTTTCCACATTCATTGAAGTGGTGGTGCTCATTGCTCTTGAAGCGTATATTTTGACACTCACTTTGCTTGGCACGAAACCTGCTGACCTATGGAACAGGGTAATATACACCAGTATTCGAAACAATGTTACACCCGTTGCTTGGGATATATCAGCATACAGATGCATACCcactttcttcgtcttggTGACACTCTGGGTGGTATACCAGCTGCTCCTTGTCTATGACACATCGGCACACTGGGGTACTATCCAACTGATTGGTTTGGGCATATACTCGGCCGCATTAAGC TAA
- a CDS encoding M20 family metallopeptidase (metal-dependent amidase/aminoacylase/carboxypeptidase) has translation MAIMQAKPSIADIKASVDAALESLQTTLRELNREIWSNPETAYEEYKAHDAICDFLEAQGFTVTRHAYGLDTSFEAISGSGGRLINFNAEYDALPGIGHACGHNLITTSSVAAFLALSALLKQYGIPGRTQLLGTPAEENGGGKAKLIDAGAYKGVDISLMAHAGPQKLFPGVDATGVGGVLMNARKQIHCEFTGKSAHAGGNPWEGVNALDALVTSYNNVAVLRQQLQPDERVHCAFLDTPKVANVIPAYTKAYWQVRSPTLKGLNRLMAKVRNCIEAGALATGCEVKLVEDELYTDIKLNDTLCERYQTHMGSYDRNVLKSHEKVLTGSSDIGNVSYIMPTLHTMFGIPGPDGSFPHHPSFAAAAGTDDAHVEAVVVGKSLAMIGWEMITDEALFKQAKSQWENCIQE, from the exons ATGGCAATTATGCAAGCAAAGCCTAGTATTGCGGACATCAAGGCATCCGTTGATGCGGCGTTAGAGTCGTTACAGACAACCTTAAGAGAATTGAACCGAGAG ATCTGGTCCAATCCAGAAACAGCATATGAAGAGTATAAAGCTCACGACGCGATTTGCGACTTCCTCGAAGCACAAGGATTTACCGTGACTCGCCACGCATATGGCCTGGACACATCGTTTGAAGCCATCAGTGGCTCTGGCGGACGGCTGATCAATTTCAATGCCGAATATGACGCACTCCCCGGCATAGGTCACGCCTGTGGCCATAACCTGATCACAACGAGCAGTGTCGCTGCTTTCTTGGCACTTTCTGCTCTTCTGAAGCAGTATGGCATCCCTGGTCGTACTCAGCTGTTGGGCACACCGGCCGAGGAGAATGGTGGTGGAAAGGCTAAATTGATAGATGCTGGGGCTTATAAGGGTGTCGATATCTCATTGATGGC GCACGCTGGTCCCCAGAAGCTCTTTCCTGGTGTTGACGCCACTGGGGTGGGCGGCGTCTTGATGAATGCCCGGAAACAGATTCACTGTGAGTTTACTGGGAAGAGCGCCCATGCTGGAGGCAACCCTTGGGAAGGCGTCAATGCGCTCGATGCTCTGGTGACCTCTTATAATAACGTTGCTGTCCTACGGCAACAGCTCCAACCGGATGAACGTGTTCATTGCGCCTTTTTGGATACGCCTAAGGTAGCCAACGTCATCCCAGCTTATACCAAGGCCTATTGGCAAGTTCGTAGTCCGACTTTGAAGGGCTTGAATCGGTTAATGGCCAAGGTACGCAATTGCATTGAGGCAGGCGCGTTAGCGACGGGATGCGAAGTTAAGCTCGTAGA AGATGAGCTGTACACCGACATTAAGTTAAACGATACCTTGTGTGAACGTTATCAGACCCACATGGGTAGCTACGATCGAAACGTCCTAAAGAGTCATGAGAAAGTCTTAACGGGGTCATCCGACATTG GCAATGTCAGTTATATTATGCCCACCCTCCATACCATGTTCGGTATACCAGGACCAGATGGATCGTTTCCTCACCATCCGTCATTTGCAGCAGCGGCTGGCACTGATGATGCTCATGTTGAGGCAGTGGTTGTGGGCAAGTCGCTGGCCATGATCGGATGGGAAATGATCACGGACGAAGCTCTGTTCAAACAGGCGAAATCACAATGGGAGAACTGTATCCAGGAATAA
- a CDS encoding uncharacterized protein (permease of the major facilitator superfamily) has protein sequence MPEIDDLKLEPEMSVTKDVDLGQMLGMDVTPQQERKVLLKLDLILIPLMGICYMMQYMDKLALSQATLFNLREDLDLQGTEYSWSSAIFYFGYFAWSWPSSYLIVRLPIAKYLSASVLVWGGVLMCHAAAKNFGGLMAARFFLGVGEAAIAPGFALITGMYYKREEQPARQAAWFFGNCVSTVIGGVVAYGIGTIKVNAIESWQLLFLFLGAITAAISIFLVILLPDAPQKAIFLTKTERTIAVQRTLKNKTGVMEGGDFKWNQAWLAVRDPQTWFLVLYTFSVNLCNGGVTSFSSIIINGFGFTQLKSLLMQMPLGGAQIVFLLITAGVATAIPNTRILMMIFNTTVSLVGMILVWKLDEDNQKGRLTGLALGAVFAVNIPLSLSIISSNVAGFTKRSTTSALMFVAYCVGNIVGPQFFLSSEEPHYPTGMKAAISGLALGAFFLICLYVYYIFENKRRDAAYGAPSELTEEEERMQGLSNKTDLEIESFRYVI, from the exons ATGCCCGAGATAGATGACTTGAAGCTTGAGCCTGAGATGTCAGTTACCAAAGATGTCGACCTGGGACAGATGCTGGGGATGGATGTCACCCCACagcaggagagaaaggtgCTGCTAAAGCTAGACTTGAT ATTGATCCCCTTAATGGGTATCTGCTATATGATGCAATATATGGACAAACTGGCTTTGAGTCAAGCAACATTGTTCAATCTAAGAGAAGACTTG GACCTACAAGGGACGGAGTACTCCTGGTCCTCAGCGATCTTCTATTTCGGATACTTTGCGTGGAGTTG GCCAAGCTCCTACCTTATTGTCCGCCTTCCCATAGCCAAATATCTCAGTGCCTCGGT GCTGGTCTGGGGAGGAGTTCTTATGTGCCATGCTGCCGCGAAAAACTTCGGCGGTTTAATGGCCGCCCGGTTCTTTTTGGGAGTCGGTGAGGCTGCCATTGCTCCAGGATTTGCTCTGATCACTGGAATGTACTATAAGCGAGAGGAACAGCCTGCAAG ACAAGCCGCATGGTTCTTCGGCAACTGTGTTTCCACCGTCAtcggtggtgttgttgcTTATGGCATTGGGACTATCAAGGTTAATGCCATTGAGAGTTGGCAGctactcttcctcttcttagGTGCCATCACTGCCGCCATATCGATCTTCCTCGTTATACTCCTTCCCGACGCTCCACAGAAAGCGATATTCTTAACCAAGACTGAGCGTACGATCGCTGTGCAGCGGACcctcaagaacaagaccgGTGTAATGGAGGGCGGAGATTTCAAATGGAACCAAGCATGGCTTGCCGTTCGTGATCCACAAACGTGGTTTCTTGTCCTGTACACATTCTCCGTCAACTTGTGCAATGGAGGTGTCACCAGT TTCTCCTCAATTATTATCAACGGCTTCGGCTTCACACAACTCAAGTCCCTTCTGATGCAAATGCCTCTTGGTGGTGCCCAGATCGTCTTCTTGCTTATCACCGCCGGCGTCGCCACTGCCATTCCTAATACTCGAATCCTCATGATGATCTTCAACACGACAGTCTCATTAGTCGGCATGATCCTCGTCTGGAAATTGGATGAAGATAACCAAAAGGGCCGGTTGACTGGATTGGCTCTAGGGGCTGTCTTTGCGGTGAACATTCCCCTGTCGCTTAGTATCATCAGTTCCAACGTGGCCGGGTTCACGAAGCGAAGTACGACGAGTGCCTTGATGTTTGTGGCCTACTGTGTAGGGAATATTGTTGGGCCtcaattcttcctttcctctgAGGAACCCCATTATCCT ACCGGTATGAAGGCTGCCATTTCTGGTCTCGCCCTAGGGGCGTTTTTCCTGATTTGCTTGTACGTTTATTATATTTTCGAGAATAAACGCCGAGACGCGGCGTATGGTGCTCCCTCCGAGTTaactgaggaagaggagcggATGCAAGGGCTATCGAACAAGACGGACCTTGAAATTGAAAGCTTCCGTTATGTCATATAA
- a CDS encoding ammonium transporter (ammonia permease), with product MSVQAAWEACSKTDTLFILVCSVFCWLIIPAVGLAYSGYSTRYNSLASFYPGLLAVAVCSIQWWMLGYSLAYGEGNSVFGGFSKIFHIGVLAEPVGSIPEILFSEFQLIFCATVCAIAIGGACERGRLLPLIPFIFLWCTFIYAPLAHMVWSENGFLANLGALDFAGGTPVHICSGATATAMSLYLSYPLFRSKRSPIRTPQHLILHKPHNTLCQLLALIIIWNAWLAFDAGTTLALNFKSVMAACVTNLCAASGALTWASLTYYETGKWSLDSTFLGAIAGLVLITPSAGFIDMTTAVGFGVLGASLGRQALRIKFTKRAALLRWVDNGDTFATHCLGGFLGTIVTGLFARREVAAYDGSTIIKGGVVFDGNWGQLWIQIVEAVIGFVWSFGGSYVLYALVDCVPGFEVLGTDEDIIAGMDASQMGESLYAAQWEGEEDYHPFEGVRL from the exons ATGTCTGTCCAGGCTGCCTGGGAGGCCTGCTCGAAAACAGACACTCTCTTCATTTTAGTATGTAGTGTTTTCTGTTGGCTGATTATCCCGGCAGTCGGTCTCGCCTACTCGGGCTATTCGACGCGTTACAACAGCCTGGCCTCATTCTACCCAGGCCTCCTAGCAGTAGCCGTCTGTTCTATTCAATGGTGGATGCTCGGATACTCACTAGCCTACGGTGAGGGCAACAGTGTATTCGGCGGTTTCAGTAAAATCTTCCATATTGGCGTCCTTGCTGAACCGGTCGGATCGATCCCCGAGATCCTCTTCTCCGAATTCCAACTAATCTTCTGCGCCACGGTCTGCGCAATCGCCATCGGAGGAGCGTGCGAGCGCGGCAGACTGCTTCCACTAATCCCGTTCATCTTC CTGTGGTGCACCTTCATCTATGCCCCATTAGCCCACATGGTCTGGTCAGAGAATGGCTTCCTGGCCAATCTCGGCGCCCTCGACTTTGCCGGCGGCACACCAGTGCACATCTGTAGCggcgcaacagcaacagccatgaGCCTCTACCTCTCCTACCCACTCTTCCGCTCCAAACGATCCCCAATCCGCACCCCCCAAcacctcatcctccacaaacCCCACAACACCCTCTGCCAACTCCTCGCCCTAATCATCATCTGGAACGCCTGGCTCGCCTTCGACGCCGGCACCACCCTCGCCCTCAACTTCAAATCCGTCATGGCCGCCTGCGTCACCAACCTCTGCGCCGCCTCCGGCGCCCTCACCTGGGCCAGCCTCACATACTACGAAACCGGTAAATGGAGCCTAGACAGCACCTTCCTTGGCGCGATCGCAGGACTCGTCCTCATCACGCCCAGCGCGGGATTCATCGACATGACCACCGCGGTCGGGTTCGGGGTTCTCGGCGCCTCTCTCGGTCGCCAGGCGCTGCGGATTAAGTTCACGAAGCGGGCTGCGCTACTGCGATGGGTGGATAACGGGGATACATTTGCTACGCATTGTCTCGGGGGATTTCTGGGGACTATTGTGACGGGTCTGTTTGCTAGACGGGAGGTTGCGGCGTATGATGGGTCGACGATTATTAAGGGGGGTGTGGTGTTTGATGGGAATTGGGGACAGCTTTGGATTCAGATTGTCGAGGCTGTTATTGGGTTTGTGTGGAGTTTTGGGGGGAGCTATGTGCTGTATGCTTTGGTGGACTGTGTTCCTGGGTTTGAGGTTTTAGGGACGGATGA GGATATTATTGCCGGGATGGATGCGTCGCAGATGGGGGAGTCATTATATGCTGCGCAgtgggagggagaggaggattATCATCCTTTTGAGGGTGTTCGGCTTTAG
- a CDS encoding formyltetrahydrofolate deformylase (formyltetrahydrofolate hydrolase): MTGFILTLSCPDRPGIVHAVTAFLVQHNLNIIDSSQFGDPTSHRFFMRTHFSADKDASKKNIDELREAFEPTAKSLSMDFQLVPATQKPRVLIMVSKIGHCLNDLLFRTSTGQLAIEIPLIVSNHPDFATLAATYNIPFVHLPVNKDTKPQQEARILELISEHNIDLVVLARYMQVLSPTLCEAMSGRIINIHHSFLPSFKGAKPYHQAYDRGVKIIGATAHFVTSDLDEGPIIEQNVVRVNHGMSPKELTHAGSNVESNVLAAAVKYFSERRVLLNGHKTVVFN; encoded by the coding sequence ATGACTGgcttcatcctcaccctctccTGCCCCGACCGCCCGGGTATCGTGCACGCCGTGACCGCGTTCCTGGTCCAGCACAACCTGAACATCATTGACTCATCGCAATTCGGCGATCCGACATCGCACCGATTCTTCATGCGCACGCATTTCTCCGCCGACAAGGATgccagcaagaagaacatcgaTGAGCTGCGCGAGGCCTTCGAGCCCACGGCCAAGTCCCTCTCCATGGACTTCCAGCTCGTCCCCGCCACCCAGAAGCCCCGCGTCCTGATCATGGTCTCCAAGATCGGCCACTGCCTCAACgacctcctcttccgtaCCTCGACCGGCCAGCTCGCCATCGAGATCCCCCTGATCGTCTCCAATCACCCGGACTTCGCTACCCTCGCGGCCACCTATAACATCCCCTTCGTCCACCTTCCCGTCAACAAGGATACCAAGCCCCAGCAGGAGGCCCGCATCCTGGAGCTCATCAGCGAGCACAACATCGACCTCGTCGTCTTGGCTCGCTACATGCAGGTCTTGTCCCCTACCCTGTGCGAGGCTATGTCCGGccgcatcatcaacatccaccacagcTTCTTGCCCTCGTTCAAGGGCGCCAAGCCCTACCACCAGGCCTACGACCGCGGTGTCAAAATTATCGGTGCCACCGCGCACTTCGTCACCAGCGATCTGGATGAGGGTCCCATCATCGAGCAGAACGTTGTCCGCGTTAACCACGGCATGAGCCCCAAGGAGTTGACCCACGCTGGCAGCAACGTCGAGAGCAACGTGCTGGCCGCCGCCGTGAAGTACTTCTCCGAGCGCAGGGTGTTGCTCAACGGACACAAGACTGTGGTCTTCAACTAG
- a CDS encoding PHD finger protein (predicted protein), whose translation MPISLVPNTRWSDTVAEGEMPFKRIRAQAAQKARKRLRAAVDSPPAEKQHDLDVNSGQSRHPTITYKFFGAYEPIATTEGGYKEWRRRESPHSTLCYECYQPVDLDPCDTCTRVYHESCEPTGSY comes from the exons ATGCCTATTTCTCTGGTGCCTAATACACGCTGGTCAGACACCGTTGCAGAAGGCGAAATGCCCTTCAAAAGAATTCGTGCACAGGCAGCACAAAAGGCCCGTAAACGTCTCCGCGCTGCGGTAGATTCTCCCCCAGCGGAAAAGCAACATGATTTAGATGTTAACTCCGGCCAGTCGCGACATCCTACGATTACCTACAAATTCTTCGGGGCATATGAGCCCATTGCTACTACCGAAGGTGGATATAAAGAATGGAGAA GAAGGGAAAGTCCACACAGCACTCTCTGCTATGAATGTTATCAACCAGTCGACTTAGATCCCTGTGACACGTGCACGCGGGTGTATCATGAGTCATGTGAGCCCACTGGCAGCTACTGA
- a CDS encoding uncharacterized protein (predicted protein): MPGPRMAFSIAVAEDRTNETSTEATKATSQSSSNDGASKNLQSCHIPELKKGHILRASCFSDPATQQLVHSELDLNHCFGASLLKGELSAEAEGRTAWYWNPLRGMDTLLSLCCSESRNSTGNNQGLLECHGHVGKPISLAVVAFC, encoded by the exons ATGCCTGGACCCCGGATGGCATT TTCTATTGCAGTAGCAGAAGATAGGACCAATGAGACGTCAACGGAGGCCACCAAGGCTACGTCTCAGAGCAGCTCTAACGATGGTGCTTCGAAGAACCTCCAAAGCTGCCATATCCCAGAACTCAAGAAAGGACATATTCTCAGGGCTTCGTGCTTTTCCGATCCAGCCACGCAACAACTGGTCCATAGCGAGTTGGACCTGAATCACTGTTTCGGTGCAAGCCTGTTGAAGGGCGAATTATCCGCGGAGGCTGA GGGGCGAACAGCGTGGTACTGGAACCCACTCCGGGGCATGGACACTTTACTGTCACTGTGTTGCTCCGAAAGCCGAAATTCAACTGG CAACAACCAGGGCCTTCTGGAGTGCCATGGCCATGTTGGAAAGCCAATCAGCTT AGCTGTCGTTGCATTCTGCTGA